A genomic stretch from Flavobacterium humidisoli includes:
- a CDS encoding HNH endonuclease: MTQQYKKISENKTSTIAANTARGNNTVQLRDNRASTSTINNNTPIRQLKSNQAIASFNSNVVQLMKFNKEQRAKKLAANKKKNDGFHTCDHCGFQHSLVHYATFQNRRMGDGQFHIDHIQPASMGGRNNMRNGRVLCGTCNTSRGNRAHVGATGFKKYHALHRKTAKKDYKRKPSKKRR; encoded by the coding sequence ATGACGCAACAGTATAAAAAAATATCTGAGAATAAAACCTCTACAATTGCGGCAAATACTGCACGCGGTAATAATACCGTTCAATTAAGAGACAATCGTGCTTCAACTTCGACTATAAATAACAATACTCCAATAAGACAATTAAAATCTAATCAGGCCATCGCTAGTTTTAATTCTAATGTTGTACAGTTAATGAAATTTAACAAAGAGCAACGAGCAAAAAAATTAGCAGCGAATAAAAAGAAAAATGATGGTTTTCATACCTGCGATCACTGTGGTTTTCAGCATTCACTAGTGCATTATGCAACATTCCAAAACAGAAGAATGGGCGACGGACAGTTTCACATTGATCATATACAGCCTGCTTCAATGGGTGGACGAAATAATATGAGAAATGGCAGAGTGCTTTGTGGAACTTGCAACACTTCTCGAGGAAACAGAGCACATGTTGGCGCTACTGGTTTTAAAAAATATCATGCTCTACATAGAAAAACAGCTAAAAAGGACTACAAGCGCAAACCAAGTAAAAAAAGAAGGTAA